In the Devosia sp. SL43 genome, one interval contains:
- a CDS encoding head-tail connector protein: MTSYLLAGPAEEPVSLGEAKAFLKVDDSAEDALITTLIGAARMHVEGVTGRALLAQSWRVVLDEWPDNRVVRLPVTPFMAVTEINAYDAEGAAHEVPLAQFMSEPDRLLLPTTVAGMPLLRERQGIEIDYVAGFGTEPEDVPSDIRQALLVLVGYWHEHRDAVIVAGSGAVVPSGFERLVAPHKRVRL, encoded by the coding sequence ATGACTTCATACCTTCTCGCGGGGCCCGCGGAGGAGCCGGTTTCGCTTGGCGAGGCCAAGGCGTTTCTGAAGGTCGACGATAGTGCCGAGGATGCTCTCATCACCACGCTGATCGGCGCGGCGCGGATGCATGTCGAGGGCGTGACGGGGCGGGCGCTGCTGGCGCAGAGCTGGCGGGTGGTGCTCGACGAATGGCCGGACAATCGTGTGGTCAGGTTGCCGGTGACGCCCTTCATGGCGGTGACTGAAATCAATGCCTATGACGCTGAGGGCGCCGCGCATGAGGTGCCGCTGGCGCAGTTCATGAGCGAGCCGGATCGGCTGCTGCTGCCGACCACTGTCGCCGGGATGCCTTTGCTGCGGGAGCGGCAGGGGATCGAGATCGATTATGTGGCCGGGTTCGGAACCGAGCCGGAGGACGTGCCATCAGACATCCGCCAGGCTTTGCTGGTGTTGGTTGGCTACTGGCACGAGCATCGCGATGCGGTGATCGTGGCCGGGTCCGGGGCGGTCGTGCCTTCCGGTTTCGAGCGGCTGGTGGCGCCGCACAAAAGGGTGCGGCTGTGA
- a CDS encoding phage head closure protein, which produces MSERAPPLGTLTDRVQLKRREMTEETEGGHVTLFVPVTSLWARVRSLTGRQGTSADGRAVEISHAVVLRFRNDVKPGDRIVYRGRALDVVSAADLNGRRAYLSCACSETSFTG; this is translated from the coding sequence GTGAGCGAGCGGGCCCCGCCCTTGGGCACGCTGACCGATCGAGTGCAGCTCAAGCGGCGCGAAATGACCGAGGAAACCGAGGGCGGCCATGTGACGCTGTTCGTTCCGGTGACGAGCCTGTGGGCGCGGGTGCGGTCGCTGACCGGGCGGCAGGGGACCAGTGCCGATGGACGCGCGGTGGAGATTTCCCATGCGGTGGTGCTGAGGTTTCGCAATGACGTGAAGCCGGGCGATCGCATCGTTTATCGCGGGCGGGCGCTCGATGTGGTGAGCGCGGCCGACCTCAACGGGCGGCGGGCGTATCTCAGCTGCGCCTGCAGCGAAACCAGTTTTACGGGGTAG
- a CDS encoding DUF3168 domain-containing protein — protein sequence MHPISLLQGALVTALRADAVLVAITGANGIFDAAPTGRAPPCVVVARHDVLSRDGDEAPGHEHRLLLHCWGDQPSRKRALDMAERVVAVAMAFSAAGITVTHREHVRTDTVIDGDTGQARAAVVLRFLSEA from the coding sequence ATGCATCCGATCAGCCTGTTGCAGGGGGCGCTGGTGACGGCGCTCAGGGCCGATGCGGTTTTGGTGGCGATCACCGGGGCGAATGGGATTTTCGATGCGGCACCGACGGGACGGGCACCGCCCTGCGTGGTGGTGGCGCGGCACGATGTGCTGTCGCGCGATGGCGATGAGGCGCCGGGGCACGAGCATCGGCTGTTGCTGCATTGCTGGGGTGATCAGCCGAGCCGGAAACGGGCGCTGGATATGGCGGAGCGCGTGGTGGCTGTGGCGATGGCGTTCTCAGCAGCCGGGATCACCGTGACGCATCGCGAGCATGTGCGGACGGATACGGTGATCGACGGCGATACGGGGCAGGCGCGGGCTGCGGTGGTGCTGCGGTTTTTGAGCGAGGCTTAG
- a CDS encoding phage major tail protein, TP901-1 family, giving the protein MAAQSGKNMLLKLDQTGSGSFLTVAGLRTRALAFNASTVDTTDQESTGRWRELLAGGGVKRASVSGAGVFKDGSSDAQVRSLFFGGTIRNWQLIIPDFGTVEGPFQIVALEFAADHAGEVTFDLALESAGEMTFTAI; this is encoded by the coding sequence ATGGCCGCTCAGAGCGGGAAGAATATGCTGCTCAAGCTCGACCAGACCGGGTCGGGGAGCTTTCTCACCGTGGCGGGTTTGCGAACGCGGGCATTGGCGTTCAATGCCTCGACCGTGGACACCACCGACCAGGAAAGCACCGGGCGCTGGCGCGAATTGCTGGCGGGCGGCGGGGTGAAGCGGGCTTCGGTATCCGGGGCTGGCGTGTTCAAGGACGGCAGTTCGGATGCGCAGGTGCGGTCGCTGTTCTTTGGCGGGACGATCCGCAACTGGCAGCTGATCATCCCCGATTTTGGCACGGTGGAGGGGCCGTTCCAGATCGTGGCGCTGGAATTTGCGGCCGATCATGCCGGTGAAGTGACGTTCGACCTGGCGCTGGAAAGCGCGGGCGAGATGACGTTCACGGCGATCTGA
- a CDS encoding gene transfer agent family protein, whose amino-acid sequence MAITQRGEIDAVIGGETRTLCLTLGALAELETRLQAGDLVGLAERFSAGRVSARDLTAILGAGLRGGGNVLTDDDLARLSIEGGLKGAAEIAARLLKATFGEVA is encoded by the coding sequence ATGGCCATTACGCAACGAGGCGAAATCGACGCTGTTATTGGCGGAGAGACCCGCACGCTTTGCCTGACGCTGGGGGCGTTGGCGGAGCTGGAGACGCGGTTGCAGGCGGGGGATCTCGTCGGGCTGGCCGAGCGGTTTTCCGCCGGACGGGTTTCGGCACGGGATTTGACGGCGATCCTGGGGGCCGGGTTGCGCGGGGGCGGCAATGTGTTGACCGACGACGACCTGGCGCGGCTGTCGATAGAAGGCGGGCTCAAGGGGGCGGCAGAGATTGCGGCGCGGCTGCTCAAGGCGACGTTTGGAGAAGTGGCATGA
- a CDS encoding rcc01693 family protein, giving the protein MTPFPWDAAMQFGLGVLRLPPRDFWRMTPRELASAWGAVMGDRGGPLRRQELDGLMERFPDGR; this is encoded by the coding sequence ATGACACCGTTTCCCTGGGACGCGGCAATGCAGTTCGGGCTGGGCGTGCTGCGGCTGCCGCCGCGTGACTTCTGGCGCATGACGCCGCGCGAGCTGGCTTCGGCCTGGGGCGCGGTGATGGGCGATCGTGGTGGGCCGCTGCGACGGCAGGAACTCGATGGATTGATGGAGCGCTTTCCCGATGGCCGGTGA
- a CDS encoding phage tail tape measure protein produces MAGDFFPDSFGDELSSVTLELERIQDLADGVARSISAAFRGALLDGKSFKSVLGDIARSFADIALKAAIKPFGDMIGGLVGNLFAGTNPALGTVTPFAKGGVIATPSFFPMGNGLGLAGEAGPEAIMPLARGSDGRLGVAGGGGAVNVTFNVTASDARSFAASEAELSAMLLRAVKRGARGS; encoded by the coding sequence ATGGCCGGTGATTTCTTCCCCGATAGTTTCGGCGACGAGCTGAGCAGTGTGACGCTCGAACTCGAGCGCATACAGGATCTGGCTGACGGCGTGGCCCGCTCGATCAGCGCGGCGTTTCGCGGGGCGCTGCTCGACGGCAAGTCGTTCAAATCGGTGCTGGGCGATATTGCGCGCAGCTTTGCCGATATCGCGCTCAAGGCCGCGATCAAGCCGTTTGGCGACATGATTGGCGGGCTGGTGGGCAATCTGTTTGCCGGAACCAATCCGGCGCTCGGCACTGTGACACCGTTCGCCAAGGGCGGGGTGATCGCGACGCCGAGCTTTTTTCCAATGGGCAACGGGCTGGGCCTGGCGGGGGAAGCAGGTCCGGAGGCGATCATGCCTCTGGCCCGAGGCTCTGACGGTCGGCTTGGTGTGGCCGGCGGTGGTGGCGCGGTCAATGTGACGTTCAACGTGACGGCGAGCGATGCAAGGAGCTTTGCGGCGAGCGAAGCGGAACTGAGCGCGATGCTGTTGCGGGCGGTGAAGCGTGGGGCGCGGGGGAGTTAG
- a CDS encoding DUF2460 domain-containing protein, whose protein sequence is MAFHAVRFPLDVALGARGGPERRTDVVQLAGGGEQRNGRWQHSRRRYNAGYGVKSRADMAAVLAFFEERRGRLHGFLWRDGLDFSSNGGTPTPTDQAIGTGTGSQTSFQLTKTYGASFDPYLRPITRPVAGSVRIAVAGSELMSGWTVDVATGVVGFSVAPADGAAVTAGFLFDVPVRFDTDRLDVELTSFDGAEAPSIPLVEILP, encoded by the coding sequence ATGGCCTTTCACGCAGTGCGCTTTCCGCTCGATGTCGCGCTGGGTGCGCGGGGTGGGCCGGAGCGCAGGACCGATGTGGTGCAGCTGGCCGGTGGTGGTGAGCAGCGAAATGGGCGGTGGCAGCATTCGCGGCGGCGCTACAATGCTGGCTATGGCGTCAAGTCGCGGGCCGATATGGCCGCGGTGCTGGCGTTTTTCGAGGAGCGGCGCGGGCGGCTGCATGGCTTCCTGTGGCGCGATGGGCTGGATTTCTCCAGCAATGGCGGCACGCCGACGCCAACAGACCAGGCGATCGGGACGGGGACCGGCAGCCAGACCAGCTTCCAGCTGACCAAGACCTATGGCGCGAGCTTCGATCCCTATCTGCGGCCGATCACCAGGCCTGTGGCGGGCTCGGTGCGCATCGCGGTGGCGGGCTCAGAGCTGATGAGCGGCTGGACGGTCGATGTCGCCACCGGCGTTGTCGGCTTTTCGGTGGCGCCAGCCGACGGGGCGGCGGTGACGGCGGGCTTTCTGTTCGACGTGCCGGTGCGGTTCGATACCGATCGGCTCGATGTGGAACTGACCAGCTTTGACGGGGCCGAGGCCCCCAGTATTCCACTGGTGGAGATCTTGCCATGA
- a CDS encoding DUF2163 domain-containing protein, with amino-acid sequence MRTLGSGFAAHIAQGETTLCHCWKLVRGDGVVLGFTDHDRALSFGGTSFVPAHGLDGGEVPARLGPQVTTSEVLGVIHADAITEDDILLGRYDGALVDTWRVNWNNVGQRLLLRTDTIGEIVREDGVFRAELRSPQQGLNATHGRIYQGLCDAALGDVRCGIDLDDPAYTGFATVTAIDDPYRVVVSGLGGFGEGWFSFGGARWTDGRRNGLRDGVMTHGRHGASDVLGFGVKVGDWVVVGDTLAVTAGCDRRFATCQAKFANGVNFRGFPHIPGSDFVMRAPRRDDALDGQAVVR; translated from the coding sequence ATGAGAACTCTCGGTAGCGGCTTTGCTGCGCATATCGCGCAGGGCGAAACGACTTTGTGTCATTGCTGGAAGCTGGTGCGTGGCGATGGCGTGGTGCTGGGCTTTACCGATCATGATCGGGCGCTGAGCTTTGGCGGCACGAGCTTTGTGCCGGCGCATGGGCTGGATGGCGGCGAGGTGCCGGCGCGGCTGGGACCGCAGGTGACGACCAGCGAAGTGCTGGGCGTAATCCATGCCGACGCCATCACCGAGGACGATATTCTGCTCGGGCGCTATGACGGTGCACTGGTCGACACGTGGCGGGTCAACTGGAACAATGTCGGCCAAAGGCTGCTGCTGCGAACCGATACGATCGGCGAGATCGTGCGCGAGGATGGCGTGTTCCGGGCGGAGCTGCGCTCGCCGCAACAGGGGCTCAATGCTACGCATGGGCGGATCTACCAGGGCCTGTGCGATGCGGCACTGGGCGATGTCAGGTGTGGCATCGATCTTGATGACCCGGCTTATACCGGGTTTGCGACGGTCACCGCGATCGACGATCCTTACCGGGTCGTGGTGTCCGGCCTTGGTGGCTTTGGCGAGGGCTGGTTCTCCTTTGGTGGGGCACGCTGGACCGATGGTCGGCGGAATGGGCTGCGCGACGGGGTGATGACCCACGGCCGGCATGGCGCGTCCGATGTGCTGGGCTTCGGGGTCAAGGTCGGCGATTGGGTCGTGGTGGGCGATACGCTCGCGGTGACGGCCGGTTGCGACCGGCGCTTTGCCACCTGCCAGGCCAAGTTCGCCAATGGCGTCAACTTTCGCGGCTTTCCGCACATCCCCGGCAGCGACTTCGTGATGCGCGCGCCGCGCCGTGACGATGCACTGGATGGCCAGGCGGTGGTGCGGTGA
- a CDS encoding NlpC/P60 family protein: protein MSVERIVAAAREFLGTPYRHQAATLGAGCDCLGLLRGVWRALYGCEPMVVPPYRADMRDPLNAGALRLAAERLLVAETGPLASGQVLLFQLAAGEPKHCGILVAPTRFIHAQERLGVVEANLTEAWVRRVSARFRFPDIED, encoded by the coding sequence GTGAGCGTCGAACGGATCGTCGCGGCGGCTCGGGAGTTTCTCGGCACGCCTTATCGGCATCAGGCGGCGACACTGGGCGCCGGCTGCGATTGCCTGGGGCTGCTGCGTGGGGTGTGGCGCGCGCTCTATGGGTGCGAGCCGATGGTGGTGCCGCCCTACCGCGCCGACATGCGCGATCCGCTCAATGCCGGGGCGTTGCGGCTGGCGGCCGAGCGCTTGCTGGTGGCCGAGACGGGGCCGCTGGCGTCGGGGCAGGTGCTGCTGTTCCAGCTGGCTGCGGGCGAGCCCAAGCATTGCGGCATCCTGGTGGCGCCGACGCGATTTATCCACGCGCAGGAGCGGCTGGGCGTGGTCGAGGCGAATTTGACCGAGGCCTGGGTGCGACGGGTGAGCGCCAGGTTCCGGTTTCCTGACATCGAGGACTAA
- a CDS encoding baseplate multidomain protein megatron, whose translation MATLALSLAGQFAGGLIGGPFGATLGRALGALAGNALDSMLFGESTETAIGDIRLQGSSEGGAVPRLYGWNRLSGNIIWARDLELLGGEDAGAKGFGGEGDDEVGASFAVAFCEGEVHRLGRIWADGQLLDTDGLTLRFYRGTEDQLPDGLIEATQGAAPAYRGLCYLVVEQLPLSRFGNRIPHLSVELCRVVGDLEPNIRAVTVIPGATEFGYDPVPRVRITGPGSTTGENTHVSEKVSDWTYSIDELVDLCPNLSHVSLVLAWFGTDLRCANCAIEPRVEAASRETLDVAWSVAGLGRGDVTVVSSHLGSASYGGTPSDASVLAAIADLKARGIGVTLYPMAMMDVPAGNSLPNPYGGTGQGAYVWRGRITCHPAPGQAGSPDQTATAAAQVATFVAAYRPMILHYAGLAAAAGGVDTLIIGSEMRGMTSVRGAGNSFPFVDALVTLAADVRAIVGPSTKLTYAADWSEYSGYQPPGEKFFHLDPLWASSNIDAVGIDNYMPLADWRDGTGHLDAAQSATGHDLSYLLANMAGGEGYDWYYASDADRLAQVRTPITDGAYGEPWVFRYKDIRNWWSQAHHNRPGGVRSGSPTAWVPGSKPIWMTELGSGAVDKGANQPNIFGDEKSVESGRPYFSSGLPDPLMQRQLLRAHQAWWRDPANNPAGMLDVARIYLWTWDARPYPAFPAMLDVWADGTNHRTGHWLTGRLGSMASDELATAIAAEHGVALSADAALPFIAGYTLGTATTARDALEPVLVVSGLSLRHGADGMHLGAAGHLPVTTLQADELAQGEGVTLSRRRGDPAETPGRLALSYIDRERDYLTGTVTALVRADGPVTGEALNLVLDGAAARLAAERMLDGRSGQRETLELELPPSALALEPGDLIDIVDLVEGPFEISEIRDGGTRRLTARTVPTPMAIATGGNRVMSGGGSFARSLPMVTVAHLPALPADPGRSRLVAAGHAVPWPGGLQIVDDTTGAAVLALNRRGLIGTVATAFPVGPTAVWDLASTVEVTLLAGHLASAETLAVLAGSNRIAIETDAGPWEVVGFAEATLVSAGRYRLAGLLRGLDGTGPAMGPVSVGRRVLVLDGRVGSLPVEAGLLGDTRAFRVYAGRGDIVGTTLSVGTNVAPALPLPPVHLRASRDAAGDIALRWVRRSRADGDGWGNADSPLEHVPERYRVIIYNGVTAVRTLDCYVASAAYSSAEQIADFGAPPSTFTFTVAQLSPVLGAGHAASGAFNG comes from the coding sequence ATGGCCACTCTTGCGCTTTCGCTTGCCGGACAGTTTGCCGGGGGGCTGATCGGTGGTCCGTTCGGGGCCACGCTTGGCCGGGCGCTCGGGGCGCTGGCGGGCAATGCGCTCGACAGCATGCTGTTTGGCGAAAGCACGGAAACGGCCATCGGCGATATCCGGCTGCAGGGGTCGAGTGAAGGCGGGGCCGTGCCGCGGCTTTATGGCTGGAACCGGCTATCGGGCAATATCATCTGGGCACGGGACCTCGAACTGCTGGGCGGTGAAGATGCCGGTGCCAAGGGCTTTGGCGGCGAGGGCGATGACGAGGTCGGCGCCAGCTTCGCAGTCGCCTTCTGCGAGGGCGAGGTACATCGGCTGGGGCGCATCTGGGCCGATGGGCAGCTGCTCGACACCGATGGGCTGACGCTGCGCTTCTATCGCGGCACCGAGGATCAGTTGCCGGACGGGCTGATCGAGGCGACCCAGGGCGCCGCGCCGGCCTATCGCGGGCTGTGCTATCTGGTGGTGGAGCAGCTGCCGCTGAGCCGGTTCGGTAACCGCATCCCGCATCTGTCGGTGGAACTGTGTCGGGTGGTGGGCGATCTCGAGCCCAATATCCGTGCGGTGACGGTGATCCCCGGCGCGACGGAGTTTGGCTACGATCCCGTACCGCGCGTGCGCATCACCGGGCCGGGTTCGACGACCGGCGAGAATACGCATGTGTCGGAGAAGGTCAGCGACTGGACCTATTCGATCGACGAGCTGGTCGATCTCTGCCCCAACCTCAGCCATGTGTCGCTGGTGCTGGCCTGGTTCGGCACCGATCTGCGTTGCGCCAACTGCGCCATCGAACCACGCGTCGAGGCGGCGAGTCGCGAGACGCTCGACGTGGCGTGGAGCGTCGCGGGGCTGGGGCGCGGCGATGTGACGGTGGTGTCGTCGCATCTGGGCTCGGCATCCTATGGCGGTACGCCCTCGGATGCCTCGGTGCTGGCGGCGATTGCCGATCTCAAGGCGCGTGGCATCGGCGTGACGCTCTATCCGATGGCGATGATGGACGTTCCGGCAGGAAACAGCCTGCCCAATCCCTATGGCGGGACCGGGCAGGGCGCCTATGTGTGGCGCGGGCGGATAACCTGCCACCCGGCGCCGGGGCAGGCCGGATCGCCGGACCAGACGGCGACGGCGGCGGCGCAGGTGGCGACGTTTGTGGCGGCCTATCGGCCGATGATCCTGCACTATGCCGGGCTTGCTGCAGCGGCTGGCGGCGTGGACACGCTGATCATCGGCTCGGAAATGCGCGGGATGACATCCGTGCGCGGGGCGGGGAACAGCTTTCCGTTTGTCGATGCGCTGGTGACGCTGGCAGCCGATGTGCGGGCGATCGTCGGGCCATCGACCAAGCTGACCTATGCGGCGGACTGGAGTGAGTATTCGGGCTACCAGCCGCCGGGCGAAAAATTCTTTCACCTCGATCCGCTCTGGGCCTCGTCCAATATCGATGCTGTTGGCATCGACAATTATATGCCGCTGGCCGATTGGCGCGACGGCACCGGGCATCTGGATGCGGCGCAGTCGGCCACTGGCCACGACCTGTCGTATCTGCTGGCCAATATGGCGGGCGGGGAAGGCTATGACTGGTATTATGCCAGCGATGCCGACCGGTTGGCGCAGGTGCGGACGCCCATCACCGATGGCGCCTATGGCGAGCCATGGGTGTTCCGCTACAAGGACATCCGCAACTGGTGGAGCCAGGCGCACCACAACCGACCGGGTGGCGTACGCAGCGGTTCGCCGACGGCCTGGGTGCCGGGTAGCAAGCCGATCTGGATGACCGAGCTTGGTTCCGGGGCGGTCGACAAGGGCGCCAACCAGCCCAACATCTTTGGCGACGAGAAGAGCGTCGAGAGCGGGCGTCCATATTTTTCGAGCGGGTTGCCCGATCCGTTGATGCAGCGGCAGTTGCTGCGGGCGCATCAGGCGTGGTGGCGCGATCCGGCCAACAATCCGGCCGGCATGCTCGACGTGGCGCGCATCTATCTCTGGACCTGGGATGCGCGGCCCTATCCGGCCTTTCCGGCCATGCTCGACGTCTGGGCCGACGGCACCAATCACCGCACGGGGCACTGGCTGACCGGACGGTTGGGCAGCATGGCCAGCGATGAACTGGCCACGGCGATTGCCGCAGAACACGGCGTGGCGCTGTCGGCGGACGCGGCTTTGCCGTTCATCGCGGGCTACACACTTGGCACGGCAACGACGGCGCGCGATGCGTTGGAGCCGGTGCTGGTGGTGAGCGGACTGAGTTTGCGCCATGGCGCCGACGGTATGCATCTTGGCGCCGCCGGGCACCTGCCGGTGACCACGCTGCAAGCCGACGAACTGGCGCAGGGTGAGGGGGTGACGCTGTCGCGCCGGCGCGGAGACCCGGCCGAAACGCCGGGGCGGTTGGCGCTGAGTTATATCGATCGCGAGCGCGACTATCTGACCGGAACGGTGACGGCGTTGGTGCGGGCCGATGGTCCAGTGACCGGCGAGGCGCTCAATCTTGTGCTCGATGGCGCTGCGGCCCGACTGGCGGCCGAGAGGATGCTCGATGGGCGAAGTGGTCAGCGCGAAACGCTGGAGCTGGAGCTGCCACCGTCGGCGCTGGCGCTGGAGCCGGGCGATCTCATCGATATCGTCGACCTGGTCGAAGGGCCATTCGAAATCTCGGAGATCCGCGATGGCGGGACCCGGCGCCTAACCGCCCGTACGGTACCAACGCCGATGGCCATCGCGACCGGCGGTAATCGGGTGATGAGCGGCGGTGGCAGTTTTGCGCGGTCGTTGCCGATGGTGACAGTTGCGCATCTGCCGGCTTTGCCCGCTGACCCGGGTCGGTCGCGGCTGGTCGCGGCGGGGCATGCAGTGCCCTGGCCGGGCGGGTTGCAGATCGTTGATGACACGACGGGGGCGGCGGTTCTCGCGTTGAACCGGCGGGGGCTGATCGGCACTGTCGCGACGGCGTTTCCGGTTGGTCCCACCGCAGTCTGGGACTTGGCAAGCACCGTGGAGGTGACGCTGCTCGCGGGCCACCTGGCATCGGCGGAGACGCTGGCAGTGTTGGCGGGCAGCAACCGGATTGCCATCGAGACTGATGCCGGGCCATGGGAGGTTGTCGGATTTGCCGAAGCCACGCTGGTTTCGGCGGGCCGCTACCGCCTGGCCGGATTGCTGCGTGGACTGGATGGTACGGGGCCGGCCATGGGGCCGGTATCGGTCGGACGCCGCGTGCTGGTGCTGGACGGGCGTGTGGGCAGCCTGCCGGTGGAGGCGGGCCTGCTCGGGGACACCAGGGCATTCCGCGTCTATGCCGGCCGGGGTGACATCGTAGGCACGACCTTGTCGGTCGGCACCAACGTGGCACCGGCCCTGCCGCTGCCGCCTGTGCATCTACGGGCGAGCCGAGATGCGGCGGGCGACATCGCCCTGCGCTGGGTTCGCCGCAGCCGCGCCGATGGCGATGGCTGGGGCAATGCCGATAGCCCGCTGGAGCACGTGCCCGAGCGCTACCGCGTGATCATCTACAATGGGGTCACAGCAGTGCGCACGCTCGATTGCTATGTCGCCAGCGCGGCCTATTCCAGCGCCGAGCAGATCGCCGATTTCGGTGCGCCGCCATCTACTTTCACCTTCACCGTCGCGCAGCTGAGCCCGGTGCTCGGCGCGGGGCATGCTGCATCGGGAGCGTTCAATGGCTAG
- a CDS encoding glycoside hydrolase family 108 protein, which produces MARSRFDVCLDEVLRHEGGYADHPSDPGGATNLGITRQTLASWRKVSPWWALEKAEVRGLKRDEAAQIYRANYWDRSGAGHLPPGLDLALFDFAVNSGPDRAVRILQAELAVATDGRVGPLTLDAIKTRIALKGAAGLIDAFCGRRLSFLSQLSTYAVFGKGWSARVAAIRKAALAAATTTSTKPNTWSTTMDRFNGYKTYITAALMLLAGLAQVLGVDLPALDSGSAGHLIMEALAVIFLRKGLKADLARG; this is translated from the coding sequence ATGGCTAGGTCAAGGTTCGATGTCTGCCTCGACGAGGTGCTGCGCCATGAGGGCGGCTATGCCGACCATCCGAGCGATCCCGGCGGCGCCACCAATCTGGGCATTACGCGCCAGACGCTGGCCAGCTGGCGCAAGGTGTCGCCGTGGTGGGCGCTGGAAAAGGCAGAAGTGCGCGGGCTCAAGCGAGACGAGGCGGCGCAGATCTATCGGGCCAACTATTGGGATCGGTCCGGGGCAGGGCACTTGCCGCCGGGTCTCGATCTGGCGCTGTTCGACTTCGCCGTCAATTCCGGCCCCGATCGCGCCGTGCGCATCCTGCAGGCCGAGTTGGCGGTTGCGACGGATGGGCGCGTCGGTCCGCTGACGCTCGACGCGATCAAGACGCGCATCGCCCTCAAAGGTGCGGCCGGGTTGATCGACGCCTTCTGCGGCCGAAGGCTGAGCTTCCTCAGCCAGCTCTCGACCTATGCCGTCTTCGGCAAGGGCTGGTCCGCGCGCGTCGCGGCCATCCGCAAGGCGGCCTTGGCCGCCGCAACCACGACCTCAACCAAACCAAATACCTGGAGCACGACCATGGACCGTTTCAACGGCTACAAGACCTACATCACCGCCGCCCTCATGCTGCTGGCAGGCCTCGCGCAGGTGCTGGGCGTCGATCTGCCGGCGCTGGACAGCGGCTCGGCCGGACACCTGATCATGGAAGCGCTGGCGGTGATCTTTCTGCGCAAGGGGCTGAAGGCGGATTTGGCGCGGGGGTAG
- a CDS encoding DUF1902 domain-containing protein — translation MAKRMFNVTAHWDDEAQVFYSDSDIVGLHIEAATIEEFEVVMMDVAPGLVVANHLTKEELQSTAPEDLIPAILWQRPTGRAA, via the coding sequence ATGGCCAAACGAATGTTCAATGTCACCGCGCACTGGGATGATGAGGCGCAGGTGTTCTATTCCGACAGCGACATCGTCGGACTGCACATCGAGGCCGCCACGATCGAAGAGTTCGAGGTGGTCATGATGGATGTGGCACCGGGCTTGGTGGTTGCAAATCATCTGACCAAGGAGGAACTGCAGTCGACGGCGCCGGAGGATTTGATTCCGGCGATCCTTTGGCAGCGCCCCACCGGCAGGGCCGCTTGA
- a CDS encoding response regulator transcription factor — protein sequence MRVLVVEDDTNLNRQLKEALTEAGYAVDVAFDGEEGHFLGDTEPYDAIVLDIGLPQMDGLSVLEEWRRAGKTTPVLLLTARDRWSDKVQGIDAGADDYVAKPFHMEEVLARIRALVRRAAGLASNEIVAGSVRLDARSGKVTVGGQSVKLTSHELRLLSYLMHHKGKVISRTELTEHLYDQDFDRDSNTIEVFVGRLRKKLPDDCIQTVRGLGYQIAED from the coding sequence ATGCGTGTTCTAGTTGTCGAAGACGATACCAATCTCAACCGCCAGCTCAAGGAAGCGCTGACCGAAGCGGGTTATGCCGTGGACGTGGCGTTTGACGGCGAGGAAGGCCACTTCCTCGGCGACACCGAGCCCTATGATGCCATCGTGCTCGATATCGGCCTGCCGCAGATGGATGGGCTTTCGGTGCTCGAAGAGTGGCGACGCGCTGGCAAGACCACGCCGGTGCTGCTGCTGACGGCGCGCGATCGCTGGAGCGACAAGGTGCAGGGCATTGATGCCGGCGCCGACGACTATGTCGCCAAGCCATTCCATATGGAGGAAGTGTTGGCCCGTATCCGCGCCCTGGTGCGGCGTGCGGCCGGGCTCGCTTCCAACGAGATCGTCGCCGGTTCAGTGCGTCTCGATGCGCGCTCGGGCAAGGTGACGGTTGGCGGTCAGTCGGTGAAGCTCACCAGCCACGAATTGCGTCTGCTGAGCTACCTGATGCACCACAAGGGCAAGGTGATTTCGCGCACCGAGCTGACCGAGCATCTCTATGACCAGGACTTCGACCGCGACAGCAACACGATCGAAGTGTTTGTCGGTCGCCTGCGCAAGAAGCTGCCCGACGATTGCATCCAGACCGTGCGTGGCCTGGGCTACCAGATCGCCGAGGACTGA